Below is a genomic region from Prochlorococcus marinus str. MIT 0918.
ATTCTTGTTCTTCTGGGGTTAATAAGACTGCCTCCTCTGATTTATTATCAATTTTTATAGACTTGATTTGATTATAAAAATCTTCTTCAAAAAAATCCTTCATTTCTGTCCAGGCTTCCTTTTCTTCTTCTCTTCCAACAGTACCCTTAATTTGATCTACCAAAATAGATTTGACAAAATCCTT
It encodes:
- a CDS encoding DUF7326 family protein yields the protein MTKEEISFKDLRSYELDKLKDIYITKRLNTMSVEELKDFVKSILVDQIKGTVGREEEKEAWTEMKDFFEEDFYNQIKSIKIDNKSEEAVLLTPEEQEFNKRIKYLEERKKEESEKTHDMWTD